A DNA window from Barnesiella intestinihominis YIT 11860 contains the following coding sequences:
- a CDS encoding cell division ATP-binding protein FtsE has product MEKKLLVKYTDVQICREELTILKHINFELYSGEFVYFIGRVGSGKSSLLKTMYADLPIYEGEAIVLDFDVRHLKNKEIPNLRRKLGIVFQDFQLLTDRSVYENLAFVLRATGWKDREEIDTRVSEVLDQVGMRKKSYKMPHELSGGEQQRIVIARALLNSPKIILADEPTGNLDPQTGQQIVSLLHHICETGTAVIMTTHNLNLVEEFPGRILKCEDKSLVEV; this is encoded by the coding sequence ATGGAAAAGAAGTTGCTTGTCAAATATACCGATGTGCAGATTTGCCGGGAGGAACTGACTATATTGAAACATATCAATTTTGAGTTATACAGCGGTGAATTTGTCTATTTCATCGGACGTGTGGGTAGTGGAAAAAGTAGTCTGCTGAAAACGATGTATGCCGATTTGCCTATTTATGAAGGAGAGGCAATCGTGCTTGATTTCGATGTTCGTCACCTCAAAAATAAAGAGATACCCAATTTGAGACGAAAACTGGGTATCGTGTTTCAAGATTTTCAGTTATTGACCGATCGTTCGGTATACGAGAACCTTGCTTTTGTTTTGAGGGCTACCGGTTGGAAAGATAGAGAGGAGATAGACACCCGTGTGTCGGAAGTCTTGGATCAAGTGGGCATGCGCAAAAAATCTTACAAAATGCCTCATGAGCTATCGGGGGGCGAACAACAGCGAATCGTCATAGCCAGAGCTTTATTGAATTCTCCTAAAATCATCTTGGCCGATGAGCCTACTGGAAATCTCGATCCTCAAACCGGGCAACAAATCGTGTCGTTACTTCATCACATCTGCGAAACAGGAACCGCCGTTATCATGACGACTCACAATTTGAATTTGGTAGAGGAATTCCCGGGAAGAATCTTGAAATGCGAAGATAAAAGTTTGGTAGAAGTTTAA
- a CDS encoding aspartate kinase, giving the protein MKVLKFGGTSVGSAQCMKDVAKLICDGNRKIVVLSAMAGTTNTLVEISDYLYKKNTDGARETIGNLERKYNKVIDELYSTDEYKQKTLEVIKGCFDHIRSFTKDLFTLFEEKVILAQGELMSTAMMNNYLLEQGVKSVIIPALDYMRTDKNSEPDNQFIKNKLLSLLQESPDAEIYITQGYICRNAYGEIDNLQRGGSDYSASLIGAAINSEEIQIWTDIDGMHNNDPRFVENTKPVRFLQFEEAAELAYFGAKILHPTCVLPAKLNNIPVRLLNTMQPEAPGTLIYDHSSDGQIKAIAAKENITAIKIKSGRMLLAYGFLRKVFEIFESYQTSIDMVTTSEVGVSLTIDNTKHLQEILDDLRKFGTVTVDEDMVIICVVGDLEWNNVGFESEAVQAMKDIPVRMISYGGSNYNISFLVRREDKVKALRSLSHYLFENK; this is encoded by the coding sequence ATGAAAGTACTCAAATTTGGTGGAACTTCCGTCGGCAGTGCTCAATGCATGAAAGATGTTGCCAAATTAATTTGTGATGGGAATCGGAAAATCGTAGTGTTGTCGGCTATGGCCGGAACAACGAATACCTTAGTGGAAATATCTGATTATTTGTATAAGAAAAATACAGATGGCGCTAGGGAAACGATCGGAAACCTCGAAAGGAAATACAATAAAGTCATAGACGAATTGTATAGTACCGACGAGTATAAGCAAAAGACACTCGAAGTAATTAAAGGGTGTTTCGACCATATTCGTTCCTTTACAAAAGATTTGTTCACTTTATTTGAGGAAAAAGTTATTTTGGCTCAGGGCGAGTTGATGTCGACTGCGATGATGAATAACTATTTATTGGAGCAAGGTGTGAAATCGGTTATTATTCCTGCTCTTGATTATATGCGTACAGACAAAAATTCAGAGCCTGACAACCAATTTATTAAAAATAAATTGCTTTCATTGCTTCAAGAAAGTCCAGACGCCGAAATTTACATTACTCAGGGATATATATGCAGGAATGCTTATGGAGAAATAGATAACCTTCAAAGAGGAGGTAGCGATTATTCAGCGTCGTTGATAGGTGCGGCAATCAATTCAGAAGAGATACAAATATGGACCGATATCGATGGTATGCACAATAACGACCCTCGGTTTGTAGAGAACACGAAGCCTGTTCGTTTCCTGCAATTTGAGGAGGCCGCAGAATTGGCCTACTTCGGTGCGAAGATATTGCATCCTACATGTGTATTGCCGGCCAAGTTGAATAACATTCCGGTGAGACTTCTCAATACGATGCAGCCCGAAGCTCCGGGTACTCTGATTTACGATCATTCATCAGATGGGCAAATTAAAGCTATTGCCGCGAAGGAGAATATTACAGCCATAAAAATAAAATCGGGGAGAATGTTATTGGCGTATGGTTTCTTGCGGAAGGTATTCGAAATATTTGAAAGCTATCAGACTTCTATTGATATGGTGACGACATCGGAAGTGGGAGTTTCTCTTACGATAGACAACACCAAACATCTGCAAGAAATTCTCGACGATTTGCGTAAATTCGGAACCGTGACTGTCGATGAAGATATGGTGATCATTTGCGTTGTCGGGGATTTGGAATGGAATAATGTCGGATTTGAGTCCGAAGCTGTTCAAGCCATGAAAGATATTCCCGTGCGAATGATATCTTATGGAGGAAGTAATTACAATATTTCTTTCTTGGTTCGCCGGGAGGATAAGGTAAAGGCTCTTCGGTCTTTAAGTCATTATCTTTTTGAGAATAAATAA
- the lysA gene encoding diaminopimelate decarboxylase, whose product MFPISHFNITKTPFYYYDKTLLSNTLAKLIRLAGERNYHVHYAVKANANPEILKLIAASGIGADCVSGGEIKAALEAGFPAKKIVFAGVGKADWEIEYALEKKIFCFNVESAEELSVIEELAKKKENIASIALRINPNIDAHTHEYITTGLSENKFGIPIEMLDSIFSQIQRSPHVQLVGFHFHIGSQILNLETFHVLCERINQLQDDLSKRNIQVKHINVGGGLGVDYENPDKNPIPDFGRYFDIFQHNLNLRGGQQLHFELGRSIVCQCGSLITRVLYIKKGIEKQFVIVDAGMTDLIRPALYQAHHCIENITSDMEKCRYDVVGPICESSDCFGRDVMLNETKRGDLIAIRSAGAYGEAMASQYNCRTLPGYLIE is encoded by the coding sequence ATGTTTCCCATCAGTCATTTCAATATAACGAAGACTCCTTTTTATTATTATGATAAGACATTGCTGAGTAACACATTAGCAAAACTGATTCGCTTGGCAGGAGAGCGGAATTATCATGTCCATTATGCTGTAAAAGCCAATGCTAATCCAGAAATATTGAAACTTATTGCGGCTTCGGGAATAGGAGCCGATTGTGTGAGCGGAGGGGAAATAAAAGCTGCTTTGGAGGCTGGGTTTCCTGCAAAAAAAATTGTATTTGCCGGGGTTGGAAAGGCCGACTGGGAAATAGAATATGCCCTTGAAAAGAAGATATTTTGCTTTAATGTGGAATCGGCAGAGGAGTTGTCGGTTATAGAAGAACTTGCCAAGAAAAAGGAGAATATAGCTTCGATTGCATTGCGTATTAATCCGAATATCGATGCTCATACTCATGAGTATATTACGACAGGACTTAGTGAAAATAAATTCGGTATTCCTATCGAAATGTTGGATTCGATATTTTCGCAAATACAACGTTCTCCGCATGTTCAGCTTGTGGGATTTCATTTTCACATAGGTTCTCAAATATTGAATTTAGAAACATTTCATGTTCTTTGCGAGCGAATCAACCAATTACAAGACGATTTGTCGAAGCGCAATATTCAAGTAAAACATATTAATGTAGGTGGTGGATTGGGAGTCGATTACGAAAATCCCGATAAAAATCCTATTCCCGATTTCGGTCGTTATTTCGATATTTTTCAGCATAATCTGAATTTGAGAGGGGGCCAACAGTTGCATTTCGAGTTGGGACGTTCTATCGTTTGTCAATGCGGATCGTTGATAACCAGAGTACTATATATCAAGAAGGGTATCGAAAAACAGTTTGTTATCGTAGATGCCGGTATGACCGATTTGATTCGTCCGGCACTTTATCAGGCACATCATTGCATCGAGAATATCACTTCGGATATGGAGAAGTGTCGATATGATGTCGTTGGACCTATTTGTGAATCTTCGGATTGTTTCGGGAGAGATGTAATGCTCAACGAGACAAAAAGAGGTGATTTGATTGCCATTCGATCGGCAGGCGCTTATGGGGAAGCTATGGCTTCCCAGTATAATTGTAGGACATTACCCGGATATTTGATAGAATAA
- a CDS encoding Fur family transcriptional regulator: MKESAQNRLRRYNIKPSVQRMAVLDYLMTHHTHPTADTIFNALYPSIPTLSKATVYNTLNLLTEHGVIQMITIDEKNARFDARETPHLHFKCASCGEIFDFDLPPLQIESLKDYDISDIQVYCKGTCPSCQKKTQH; the protein is encoded by the coding sequence ATGAAAGAATCGGCACAAAATAGATTACGACGATATAATATAAAGCCTTCGGTGCAACGCATGGCCGTGTTGGATTATTTGATGACACACCATACACACCCCACAGCCGATACGATATTCAATGCTTTATATCCATCTATTCCGACGTTGTCCAAAGCTACTGTTTATAACACTTTAAATTTATTAACAGAACACGGTGTTATACAGATGATTACGATCGATGAGAAAAATGCCCGTTTTGATGCCCGGGAGACTCCGCATTTGCATTTTAAATGTGCTTCTTGCGGAGAGATATTCGATTTTGATTTACCCCCTTTACAAATAGAATCTTTGAAGGATTATGATATTTCTGATATTCAAGTTTATTGTAAGGGAACGTGTCCATCTTGCCAGAAGAAAACTCAACATTAA
- a CDS encoding NADH peroxidase encodes MKKFICTVCGYVYEGDEAPEFCPQCKQPRSKFKEVVESDELDFVTEHHIGDGVVEDAEVMEGLKAHFMGECTEVGMYLAMSRQADREGYPEVAEAFKRYAWEEAEHASKFAELLGEIVWNTEKNLKARMEAESGACADKMRIAKRAKELGYDAIHDTVHEMAKDEARHGKGFEGLYNRYFKK; translated from the coding sequence ATGAAAAAATTTATTTGTACAGTATGCGGTTACGTATACGAAGGTGATGAAGCTCCTGAATTTTGCCCGCAATGTAAACAACCTCGTTCAAAATTCAAAGAAGTTGTTGAATCAGATGAACTTGATTTTGTAACGGAACATCATATCGGTGACGGTGTAGTAGAGGATGCCGAAGTTATGGAGGGTCTTAAAGCTCATTTCATGGGTGAATGTACCGAAGTAGGTATGTACCTTGCCATGAGCCGTCAGGCAGATCGTGAAGGTTATCCCGAAGTGGCAGAAGCCTTTAAACGTTATGCTTGGGAAGAGGCTGAACATGCATCTAAGTTTGCAGAACTTTTGGGAGAAATCGTTTGGAATACAGAGAAAAATCTAAAAGCTCGTATGGAAGCTGAAAGTGGAGCTTGTGCAGACAAAATGCGTATTGCAAAACGTGCCAAAGAACTTGGCTATGATGCTATACATGACACTGTACATGAAATGGCTAAGGACGAAGCTCGCCACGGTAAAGGCTTCGAAGGTTTATACAATCGTTATTTCAAGAAATAA
- the lepA gene encoding translation elongation factor 4, translated as MKNIRNFCIIAHIDHGKSTLADRLLEYTKTIADKDLQDQVLDNMDLERERGITIKSHAIQMEYIYKGEKYILNLIDTPGHVDFSYEVSRSIAACEGALLIVDASQGIQAQTISNLYMAIEHDLEIIPVVNKVDLDSARPDEVEDQIIDLLGCKREEIIRASGKTGQGVEDILSAIIERVNPPQGDVDAPLQCLIFDSVFNSFRGIIAYFKICNGRIKTGDKVKFVATGKEYEADEIGVLKLDMVPRKELSAGDVGYIISGIKTSREVKVGDTITHIERPCSSAIDGFEEVKPMVFAGVYPIETEDFENLRASLEKLQLNDASLTFQPESSAALGFGFRCGFLGLLHMEIIQERLDREFNMDVITTVPNVSYKVYDKKGAMVEVHNPSGLPDPTLIDHIEEPYIRASVITSTDYIGPIMTLCLGKRGELVKQEYISGNRVEIIYDMPLGEIVIDFYDKLKSISKGYASFDYHIHDFRESKLVKLDILLNGESVDALSTLTHVDNAVTFGRRMCEKLKELIPRQQFEIAIQAAIGAKIIARETIKPVRKDVTAKCYGGDISRKRKLLEKQKKGKKRMKQIGSVEVPQKAFLAVLKLD; from the coding sequence ATGAAAAATATACGCAATTTTTGTATTATTGCACATATAGACCACGGAAAAAGTACCCTGGCCGATCGCTTGTTGGAGTATACCAAAACCATTGCAGACAAAGATTTACAGGATCAAGTTCTCGACAATATGGATTTGGAACGAGAACGGGGAATTACGATCAAAAGTCATGCAATACAGATGGAATATATTTACAAGGGTGAAAAGTATATTCTGAATCTTATAGACACTCCGGGGCACGTGGATTTCTCTTATGAGGTTTCTCGGTCTATTGCCGCATGTGAAGGTGCATTGCTTATCGTCGATGCCTCTCAGGGAATACAAGCACAGACTATTTCCAATCTGTATATGGCGATTGAACATGACTTGGAAATCATACCGGTTGTCAATAAAGTAGATTTGGATAGCGCTCGTCCCGATGAAGTAGAAGACCAAATTATTGATTTGCTGGGGTGTAAACGGGAAGAAATTATACGTGCCAGCGGAAAAACAGGACAGGGGGTCGAAGATATTCTTTCGGCTATTATAGAACGGGTAAATCCTCCTCAGGGAGATGTGGATGCACCGTTACAGTGCCTTATTTTCGATTCTGTATTTAACTCATTCAGAGGAATTATCGCTTATTTCAAAATTTGTAACGGACGAATAAAAACCGGCGATAAGGTAAAATTCGTTGCGACCGGAAAAGAGTATGAGGCCGATGAGATAGGTGTTTTGAAATTGGATATGGTTCCTCGAAAAGAGTTGTCGGCCGGCGATGTAGGATACATTATTTCCGGAATAAAAACGTCCAGAGAGGTGAAAGTGGGAGATACGATTACCCATATAGAGCGACCGTGTTCTTCGGCAATCGATGGATTCGAAGAAGTTAAGCCTATGGTCTTTGCCGGAGTGTATCCCATCGAAACAGAAGATTTTGAGAACCTGAGAGCTTCATTGGAAAAGCTGCAATTAAACGATGCATCCTTGACTTTTCAACCTGAATCATCTGCGGCTTTGGGCTTTGGTTTCCGATGTGGCTTTTTGGGGCTGCTCCATATGGAAATTATTCAGGAAAGATTGGATAGAGAATTCAATATGGACGTTATTACCACGGTTCCGAATGTTTCTTATAAGGTTTACGATAAGAAAGGTGCAATGGTGGAGGTTCATAATCCTTCTGGATTGCCAGATCCTACGTTGATAGATCATATCGAAGAACCTTATATACGGGCATCGGTCATTACTTCGACCGACTACATCGGACCTATTATGACTTTGTGTCTGGGGAAGCGTGGAGAGCTGGTCAAGCAGGAATATATATCGGGGAATAGAGTAGAGATTATCTACGATATGCCGTTAGGAGAAATTGTCATTGATTTCTATGATAAACTTAAAAGTATATCGAAAGGGTATGCTTCTTTCGATTATCATATTCATGATTTCAGGGAGTCTAAATTGGTCAAACTCGATATTCTTTTAAACGGGGAGTCGGTGGATGCTTTGTCGACGTTGACGCACGTAGACAATGCGGTAACTTTTGGACGAAGAATGTGTGAAAAGTTGAAAGAGCTTATTCCTCGCCAGCAATTCGAGATCGCTATTCAGGCCGCAATCGGGGCTAAAATTATAGCCAGAGAAACGATCAAACCAGTGCGTAAAGATGTTACGGCAAAATGTTATGGCGGTGATATTAGCCGGAAACGAAAACTGTTGGAAAAACAGAAAAAAGGGAAAAAGCGTATGAAACAAATCGGTTCGGTAGAAGTGCCTCAAAAAGCATTTCTAGCGGTATTGAAACTCGATTAG
- the nhaA gene encoding Na+/H+ antiporter NhaA, with protein sequence MDSLYAIKKSIKNYASGGNVLIVATLLAFIIANSPIADMYFSWWAQPISLQLGDFNLFSHNGHPMTVMEFINDALMAIFFFSIGLEIKREVLVGELTSIKQALLPIVAAIGGMVIPVLLFMYIGRGSDFLRGSAIPMATDIAFSLGVLAMLGKRVPISLKIFLTTLAVVDDIGGILVIAIFYSSHISVTYLFYAAGIFLILWLGGRAGINSKMFYFILGGVVWFLFLNSGIHPTIAGVLVAFCIPAKPVLATTRFISTIRDEIANFPQEQFHGDSDSSIMLSKDQINCLKSIESASDKVISPLQDLEDTLHPVINYLIIPLFAFANAGIVLSGIELSSLFTGISLAVFVGLLFGKFVGIFFSSWLIIKLKIVPMPTHSTWKSLAAVSVLGGIGFTVSLFIANLSFGNMGPEGIELLEHAKLGIVMGSLVSGILGYILLNLFLPKQQEVE encoded by the coding sequence ATGGATAGCTTATATGCCATAAAAAAGTCGATTAAAAATTATGCCAGCGGAGGTAATGTTTTGATAGTGGCGACATTGTTGGCTTTTATCATCGCTAATTCTCCGATTGCCGATATGTATTTTTCTTGGTGGGCACAACCTATATCTTTACAGTTGGGGGATTTCAACTTATTTAGCCATAATGGGCATCCTATGACCGTAATGGAATTTATCAACGATGCATTGATGGCGATTTTCTTTTTTTCTATCGGACTGGAAATAAAGAGAGAGGTATTGGTTGGAGAGTTGACGTCCATAAAGCAAGCATTATTACCGATCGTTGCCGCTATTGGTGGAATGGTTATTCCTGTTTTATTATTTATGTATATTGGCAGAGGCAGTGATTTCCTGAGAGGGAGCGCCATTCCTATGGCGACAGATATTGCTTTTTCGTTGGGCGTTTTGGCTATGTTGGGAAAAAGAGTCCCCATTTCCTTGAAAATATTCCTAACAACATTGGCGGTGGTCGATGACATAGGAGGTATATTGGTTATTGCGATTTTCTATTCCAGTCATATATCGGTTACTTACTTGTTTTATGCTGCCGGCATATTTTTGATTTTATGGTTGGGCGGACGTGCCGGAATCAATAGTAAAATGTTCTATTTCATACTTGGCGGTGTAGTTTGGTTTTTATTCTTAAATTCAGGTATTCACCCTACGATAGCCGGTGTATTAGTGGCTTTTTGTATTCCCGCTAAACCGGTATTGGCGACTACTCGTTTTATCAGTACGATTCGAGATGAAATAGCTAATTTCCCGCAGGAACAGTTTCATGGGGACAGCGATAGCTCGATAATGCTCTCCAAAGATCAAATAAACTGTTTGAAGAGTATAGAATCTGCATCCGATAAAGTGATAAGCCCGTTACAAGACCTTGAAGATACATTGCATCCGGTGATCAACTATCTTATTATCCCTTTATTCGCTTTTGCCAATGCAGGGATCGTTTTGTCGGGAATAGAATTGTCTTCGTTATTTACGGGTATTAGTTTGGCCGTTTTTGTCGGGTTGTTGTTCGGAAAATTTGTGGGTATCTTTTTCTCTTCTTGGTTAATCATTAAACTGAAAATTGTTCCGATGCCGACACACTCTACATGGAAGTCGTTAGCGGCAGTATCTGTGTTGGGTGGTATTGGTTTTACAGTATCTTTGTTTATTGCAAATCTTTCTTTTGGTAATATGGGGCCAGAAGGAATAGAATTGTTGGAGCATGCGAAACTCGGTATTGTAATGGGGTCTCTCGTATCCGGTATTTTAGGATATATCTTACTCAACCTGTTTTTACCGAAGCAACAAGAAGTCGAGTAG
- a CDS encoding ABC transporter permease: protein MNNWKLYIANRIHFDKQHRKKATPPAVRVAVAGVALGLAIMILSVAIVIGFKKEIRSKVVGFGAHIQITSFDNNMTYEKQPIQYTDSLREILSDRDDITKIDPIGTKLGMIKTDTDFMGTVLKGVTPDYNWSFFKKYLVDGCLPKIQDSIISNEVLVSKTIADKLDLHIGDKIYCYFIQEQVRARRFSISGIYQTDFSDYDKLLIIGDVRHVQRLNDWNPDQYSEIELMVKDFDRADDIAYELYTQLIDRPDDYGTHYYPQSIRTLNPVFFGWLDLLDMNVWIILILMAAVSGFTMISGLLIIILERANMIGILKALGANNTSIRKIFLYVSVFLVGKGMIWGNIIGVVLCLIQRHFHIVTLNPEAYYVPYVPIEINFWYVLWLNIGCMLVSVLMLIAPSYLVALIRPAKSIKFE, encoded by the coding sequence ATGAATAATTGGAAATTATATATTGCTAATCGCATACATTTCGACAAACAGCATCGAAAAAAAGCTACCCCACCGGCCGTACGTGTAGCTGTGGCCGGTGTTGCGCTAGGATTAGCCATAATGATACTGTCGGTTGCGATTGTCATCGGTTTTAAAAAAGAAATCCGAAGCAAAGTTGTAGGATTCGGCGCACACATTCAGATAACGTCATTCGATAATAACATGACTTACGAAAAGCAGCCGATTCAATATACCGATAGTCTGCGTGAAATACTGTCAGACCGCGATGACATCACAAAAATAGATCCTATCGGGACCAAACTGGGTATGATAAAGACCGATACCGATTTTATGGGAACGGTTCTGAAAGGAGTTACCCCCGACTATAACTGGTCTTTTTTCAAGAAATATCTGGTCGATGGCTGTTTACCCAAAATTCAAGACTCAATAATATCCAACGAAGTCCTCGTTTCCAAAACCATAGCAGATAAATTGGACCTGCATATCGGGGATAAAATATACTGCTACTTTATCCAAGAGCAAGTAAGAGCTCGACGATTTTCTATTTCAGGAATATATCAGACCGATTTTTCGGATTATGACAAACTGTTGATTATCGGAGATGTAAGACATGTTCAACGCCTTAACGATTGGAATCCCGACCAGTATAGCGAAATAGAACTAATGGTAAAAGATTTCGATAGAGCCGACGACATAGCATATGAACTATATACACAATTAATAGACCGTCCCGATGATTATGGAACACATTATTATCCTCAATCCATTCGCACATTGAATCCGGTCTTTTTCGGCTGGCTCGATTTACTCGATATGAACGTCTGGATCATACTTATTCTCATGGCTGCCGTATCTGGCTTTACCATGATTTCAGGATTGCTCATTATTATATTGGAACGAGCGAATATGATTGGCATATTGAAAGCATTAGGAGCGAACAATACCTCTATTCGGAAAATATTTTTATACGTATCGGTTTTCCTTGTCGGGAAAGGTATGATATGGGGAAATATTATTGGTGTCGTCTTATGCCTGATTCAACGACACTTTCACATTGTAACACTCAATCCCGAAGCATACTACGTGCCTTATGTTCCTATCGAAATAAATTTTTGGTACGTTTTATGGTTGAACATCGGCTGCATGCTTGTATCGGTTTTGATGTTGATCGCACCTTCCTATTTGGTTGCGCTTATTCGCCCGGCCAAATCTATAAAATTCGAATAA
- a CDS encoding pyridoxal phosphate-dependent aminotransferase: MPTISHRGEVMPASPIRKLVPLANKAKEKGIKVFHLNIGQPDLPTPQIGLDALRHMHRRILEYSPSEGIKSLREKLVQYYDKFHIHVTADDIIITTGGSEAVLFSFMACLDPGDEIIVPEPAYANYMAFAISAGAVIKTLPSSIEEGFALPSIEKFESLITPKTKAILICNPNNPTGYLYTQREMNQIRDLVKKYDLFLFSDEVYREFCYTGAPYISAFHLEGIEEQVVLIDSVSKRYSECGIRIGALITRHKELKKSVMKFCQARLSPPLLGQIVAEASIDAPESYMLSTYNEYVERRKHLIDGLNRIPGCYSPIPMGAFYTVARLPVDNADKFCEWCLSEFEYEGQTIFMAPASGFYTTPGLGKNEVRLAYVLEKEELSKALIVLQKALETYPGRTINE, encoded by the coding sequence ATGCCCACAATCTCTCATAGAGGCGAAGTCATGCCGGCCTCTCCTATACGAAAACTTGTCCCTCTCGCCAACAAAGCCAAAGAAAAAGGAATAAAAGTTTTTCATCTAAACATCGGGCAACCCGATTTGCCGACTCCTCAAATAGGGTTGGATGCGTTACGGCACATGCATCGCCGAATACTGGAATACAGTCCTAGTGAAGGCATAAAAAGCCTTCGGGAAAAGTTAGTCCAATATTATGACAAATTCCATATTCATGTGACAGCCGATGATATAATCATCACCACAGGAGGCTCTGAGGCTGTATTATTCTCATTCATGGCTTGTCTGGACCCCGGCGATGAAATTATTGTTCCAGAACCGGCATACGCCAACTACATGGCATTCGCTATCTCGGCCGGAGCAGTAATCAAAACTTTACCCTCTTCTATTGAAGAAGGCTTCGCATTACCTTCTATCGAAAAATTCGAATCTCTAATTACGCCAAAAACTAAGGCTATACTAATCTGTAATCCCAATAATCCCACAGGGTACTTATACACCCAAAGAGAAATGAACCAAATACGGGATCTGGTAAAGAAATATGATTTGTTCCTATTCTCCGACGAAGTATATCGGGAATTTTGCTATACAGGAGCGCCCTATATATCGGCTTTCCACTTAGAAGGGATTGAAGAACAGGTAGTGTTAATAGATTCCGTTTCAAAAAGATACAGCGAATGCGGAATTCGCATAGGAGCCCTGATCACTCGACATAAAGAATTAAAAAAGAGTGTTATGAAATTCTGTCAGGCCAGACTCAGTCCACCGCTTTTAGGACAAATCGTAGCCGAAGCCTCTATCGATGCTCCCGAAAGTTATATGCTTTCTACCTATAACGAGTATGTAGAACGGCGTAAACACCTAATTGACGGTTTAAACCGAATTCCGGGGTGTTACTCCCCTATCCCTATGGGAGCATTCTACACCGTGGCTCGATTACCGGTAGATAATGCCGATAAATTCTGTGAATGGTGTTTATCTGAATTCGAGTACGAAGGACAAACCATATTTATGGCTCCCGCCTCAGGGTTCTATACCACGCCCGGATTGGGGAAAAACGAAGTTCGTTTAGCCTATGTACTGGAAAAAGAAGAACTATCAAAAGCTCTAATCGTTTTACAAAAAGCATTAGAAACATACCCCGGCCGCACCATTAATGAATAA
- the smpB gene encoding SsrA-binding protein, which yields MKLPQINIKNKRASFDYELLDTFHAGIVLSGTEIKSIRWGKAGLTDSFCYINNGEIWIKNMYIAEYFYGSYNNHSSRRDRKLLLTHKEIQKIERAAKESGFSIIPTRVFINEKGLAKVVIAIAKGKKEYDKRDSIKEREDKRQMDRMFKR from the coding sequence ATGAAGTTACCACAAATAAATATAAAAAATAAGAGGGCGAGTTTCGATTATGAATTGCTCGATACCTTTCATGCGGGAATTGTGCTGTCTGGAACTGAAATAAAGTCAATTCGGTGGGGTAAGGCCGGGCTGACGGACTCTTTTTGTTACATCAATAATGGAGAAATCTGGATAAAAAATATGTATATAGCCGAGTATTTCTATGGTTCTTATAACAATCATTCTTCTCGGCGAGACAGAAAGCTTTTATTAACTCATAAAGAAATTCAGAAAATAGAGAGGGCTGCCAAAGAATCGGGGTTTTCAATAATACCGACACGAGTTTTTATTAATGAGAAGGGATTGGCAAAAGTGGTTATTGCTATCGCTAAGGGTAAAAAAGAATATGATAAGCGAGATTCGATTAAGGAGAGAGAGGATAAACGGCAAATGGATCGAATGTTTAAGCGTTAG